GAACGCCCTGGTGGTCAGCGGCGAATACATCAGCCACCTCACCGAGACCGCGCAAAAGGAAATCGAGGGGCCGATGGACCCGCGGCTCGCCTGCCTGACCCTCGGTGACGCCGGCGCGGCGGTGATTCTGGAACGCGGGCCCAATGGCCGCGTCGGCTTCCACGACATCGATATCGCCACCTTCAGCCGCTATTGCAAGCTGTGCATCGCAAAGGCGACGGAGGGCCCGCACGGCGGCGCCATCATGTTCACCGACTCCGTCACGCAGACCGCGATCGCGGTCAAGCATGCGGTGCCCTACGTCGCTGCGGTTATGCAGCGGCACGGGTGGCGGCCGGAGACCTGTGACCACCTGCTGATGCACCAGACGTCGGAGGCGTCGCTCAACGATGCGGTCGTCGCCATCAACCAACTGTTCGGACCAGGCGCGGCCAACCGGGACAACACCATCTACAACGTGGCGGAGCGGGGGAACACCGCCAGCACGACACACTTCGTCGCGCTGTACGACTACATCCTCAGCAACCGGATCAAGTCGGGAGACAACGTGGTCTTTTCCATCACCGGCTCCGGACAGACCATCGGCGCCGCCCTGTATACCTTCGACGACCTGCCTGACCGGATGCGCCGAGGCGCCAGCGGCCAGCACAGCCACGGCATTCGGACCGACGGTTACCGCAAAGAGGTACCGGCGACGCCCCGGGTGCGCATCGACAGCGTAGGGATCGCTCCCGTTGGGCAATCGAGCGCTCCGAGCTCGATACAGTTGGCGGTGCAAGCGGCGGCGGCGTGCCTGGACGGAAGCAGCCTTGATCGGGCGGCGGTCGATCTGATCATCCATGCCGGCATCTACCGCGACGACTTTCTCAGCGAACCGGCAGTTGCCTCGCTCGTCGCCGGCGAACTGGGAATCAACGGCGAGGTACAGTCCCCGGACGGGCCTAAGACCCTCGCCTTCGACGTCCTCAACGGCGCGGTCGGCTTCCTCAACGCCTGCCACGTCGCCGCGGGAATGATCGGGGCGGGAAAGGCCGAACATGCGATGGTGGTGGCCTCGGAGGCAGAAAGCAACTCTCGCGAGAGCGGCTATCCGTTGAACGGCATCAGCCAGACAGGCTCGGCCATCCTGCTCAGCCGAAGCGACGGTACGGAAGGCTTCGGCCGATTCATCTTCCAGCAGCACCCGGAGCACAGCGGGGCGCTCGCCACCTACACTCAGCAGCGCGATGGGCGGTGCCGGCTGCAGATCGAACGCGACCCCAACCTCGCCGCCGTTTACCTGAGCTGCATCCCGTCGGCCGCCAAGGAACTGTTGACGCTGGAGGGACTAGACCCCTCCGACATCGCGGTCGTGCTCTCGCCGCAGCTTTCGACGGCAGAGCTGGACGAACTGGCCGCCCAGATCGGCATCCCGAGAGCACGATTCGTCGAGTTCGGCTCCGATGACGAACCGGACACCGACCTGTTCACCTCGTCCCTGCCGTACGGGATGGATTACGCCCGGCGGCATATGCTGGCACGGCCGGGCGACATTGCGCTGATACTGACGGTCGGCTCGGGTGTCACCGTCGGCTGCACCACTTACCGGTTCTGATGACACGAACGATCGACGCGGTTCCCGAATTCACCGGCGACGTAGTCCATCCCGACGGCGCCGACTATGACTTGGCGCGGCTGGTCTTCAACGGCCTGATCGACAAGCGGCCGGCTGTTGTGCTGCGCTGCCGCTCCCGCGCGGACATCGTCGCCGCCGTCCGCTACGCCGTCGGCGCCGGAGCCGAGATCGCGGTGCGCTGCAGCGGACACAGCGTCGCAGGACACTCGTCGACCGATGGCGGCATCCTCATCGACCTCTCCCTCATGCGCCGCGTGCTCGTTGACCCCGAGTACCGAATCGCAGTCGTCGAGCCAGGCGCGACCTGGCGCGACATCGACGAGGTCACCGCCCGTCATGGTCTGGCCTGCCCCGGCGGGGTGGTGTCATCGACGGGCGTGGGCGGGTTCACGCTCGGCGGCGGCGTCGGCTGGTTGTCCCGGACATACGGGTTGACCTGCGACAACTTGACCGCCGCGGAGCTCGTGCTCGCCAACGGGGAAGTGCTGTACGTCAGCGAGTCGCAGAACCCGGAAATCTTGTGGGGACTGCGCGGTGGCGGCGGCAACTTCGGGGTGGTGGCACACTTCGTGCTCGACCTGCATCCGGTCGATCACATCATCGGGGGCGTGCGAGCCTACGACGACGCCGACGCCGAGGCCGTGCTCGAACACTTCCGCGCCCAGATGGACAACGCCGAGGACCACCTCGCGTCCCTCGTCGACTTCGGCACCGATGAGAGTTCGGGACGCCGCATGGCCGCGATCCTCGGCTGCTCGACGGGATCCGAAGAAGTCGGTCAGGCCGCGATCGGTGCGCTGCTGCGGGTCCGCGGGCTGACTACGAAACCGGTGATGTCACTGCAACGCGAAATCGTCTATCGCACTTGGCAACAGGTCCTCGACCACACGTCCCCGTATGGCCGGCTGAACTATTGGAAGTCACTCTTCCTGACGGAGCTGTCCGATGAAGCAATCAGGCGTATCGCGCTGCTCGGGTCGACTCGCCCCACACCGCAAACACATCTGCACCTGATCCGGCTCGGCGGCTTTCCCAGCCGTGTTCCGCCGGAGGCGACCGCCTTTTCGGCCCGCACCCATCCCTACATCGTCCATCTGATCACCACGTGGACCGACCCCGCTGACACCGAACGATGTAAGTCATGGACCGATGAGGCGTACGAAGCTTTGCGTCCCCTCGGTCCGGCAAGCACGTACCTCAACTTCGTCGGCGATGAAGGGCAGGCGCGCATCCGGGCCAGCTTCGGCGACGTCACCTATCGGCGCCTCGCCACGCTGAAGGCTCGCCTCGACCCGGACAACCGCTTCGCCCTCAATCAAAACATCGAGCCCGCGACGGATACGTGAACGCGGACGGCTCAAGATCGGATCATGCCTCGAGCGCGAAACCACGTGACCGCGTTGCGGATTGCAGGCTCAATGGGGGCGACTACATAGCCCAGTTCTCGCACCGCCTTGTCGCTGCGGTACCGGTAGCGGTCGCTGAACGCGTATCCGACGGACATCGAGTTCACGGCTATTTCCCGGTCGGTGACGAACTCAAGAAGGTCGCCGGCCTTACCCGCGATCCATGCGACCGGATACGGCAAGCCCCTACGAGGCGGGTCGACCCCGACCACCCGCGCCGCTCGCTCGATGTAGTCGCGGTACGTCAGCTCTTGGCCGCCCAGGATGTAGCGTTCGCCGCGTTTCCCGTGCAGCCAGGCGGCGATCATTCCGCGCGCCACCTCGCGCACGTCGGCGAAGTTGTTGTATCCCGGTGTCCAGTAAGGAATCCTGCGGTTGGCGATCTCGACGATGAGACGGCCGGAACTGGGTCTGGCGTCGCGCGGGCCGACCAGGTATGTGGGGTTGACGATGACCGCATCCAACTTGTCGCAGGCCCGCTGCACGAGGATTTCACCACGCCGTTTGGTGACTGGGTAGGCCCCTGCCAGCCCGGCTTTATCCCACCCCCATGGGGTCTGCTCGTCGGCGGGTGTGCTGTCGGGTGTGGGTCCGATCGTGTTTGCGGTCGAGGTGTGCACGACCCGCGATGTACCGGCGGCAATCGCGGCCTCGACGACAGCTCGCGTCGCGTCAACATTGACGGCCGAGATCGCCGGGGTGTTCTTCCTCCTAGTGGAAACGCATGCAGCGCAATGGAACACCACGTCGGCCCCGGCAAACACGTCGCGCAGCTCAGCGACCGAACCGAGGTCGGCGTGCACCCACGCGATCGGGAGGTCGGCCACCGAACTGGTGTCGGTGCTCGGGCGCCGTGTCGCGGTCACGGTGTGCCCCTGCGCGATCAATTCGGCGGCCAGGTTGCCGCCCAGCAGCCCGCTTGCCCCGGTTACCACGGCATGCATCGCGGGTCGCCCTAGGCCGGTTCCGAATAGCCCACGGTCGGTGGCCGGTGGTGGGCCCACGGGCGCACCGATTCCAGTTGTGCGGCAAGCGAAATGAGTGTGGAAGCATCGTGAGGCCGACCCACCAGATGGACCGCTTCGGGTAGGCCCCCGGGCGAGACCCCGGTTGGAATCGATATGGCCGGTTGCCCGGTGTAGTTCTGCGGCGGGGTGAACGGCATGAACGCCAATACCCGCACCATGGCGCGGGTTGGCCCCAGCCCCTCGAGGTGTCCAACAGGCACCGGTGGCTTGGCCAGCACCGGCGTCATCAGCAAGTCGCAATCGGCGATGGGCCGCAGCCCGCGCTCGCTCATCCGCTCCCGGGCGGCCAGCGCGCGGTGCGCCAGCCAGTCGGGAATCAGCCGGGCGGTCCGCCCCTCGGCCCGAATCCGCCGTTCCAGTAGCTCAGGTGTAGGCAGCCGCCCGATTTCATCGGCGAGACCATGCATCATCAGCGCGAACACGGAGAGGATCGCGGCCGGGGGATAGAGCGGGTCACGCTCGACGACCTCGTGACCGAGCGAGCGCAACAACTCGGCGGTTTCCAACACCGGCCGGCGCACCTCGTCGCTGATCGGCACGGGAACCACCGGCTTGAACGACATGGCGATGCGCAGACGGCGCGGTGCGCGCGATACCGCGTCCATTAACGATGGCGCCTGCGTTTGCGAGCTGATCTCGTCGTTGGGCTCCGCACCGGCCATCGCGTCGTGCAGCAGCGCCGCATCGGCGACGCTGCGGGCCAGCGTTCCGACGTGATGCAAACCGTGGAATCGGTACGCCCGCTCGGGTGATTGCCTGGTGCTGATCCACCCGCGCTGGCCTTTGAGTCCCACCAGGCCGCAGCACGCGGCCGGGATGCGAACCGACCCGCCCCCATCGGTGCCCAGCGCCCCGGGCACCATGCCGGCTGCCACCGCGGCCGCCGAACCACCGCTGGAACCTCCCGCCGTCCGGGACGGATCCCACGGATTGCGCGTCACGCCCCAGGTGGGCGACTCGCACATAGGGACGGCACCGAACTCGGGCAGGTGCGTCTTGCCGATGATCACCGCCCCGGCCGCCCGAAGGCGGCGCACCGCGGCGCTGTCGGTGCTGACCGGGCCCGTATCGATCCCGGTGCCGCACATCGACGAAACCCCCGCCACATCGGTGTCGTCCTTGACCGCGATCGGCACGCCCGCCAGTGGCAGCACCTCGCCGGCGGCCAGTCGGCGTTCGACTTGCGCTGCCGCTGTCATCGCCTGGTCGGCCAGCACAACGCGAAATGCGTTCAACAGCGGGTCCAGTCGGGCGATCCGCTCCAGGTGGAGCGCCACCAGCGCTCGGGGCGAAATCCGACGATCGCGCACCAACTGCGCCTGCAGCGCCACCCCGGCAAAGGCCAGGCCGCCCTGATCGTCAACCGTGGTCATTCGTGCCCTTCCGCGCCCGACCCTGAAAACGAGTCTAGGCGCGCGTTCGCCGGCGCCGCGAAAGCTCACATCTGCGTCATCCGCTGCCGGCCAGGGCGAGGGCCGCGGCCGTCGCCTCCCGAATCGGGCCGCGCCACACGTCGCCGTGGCCGGGCAACAGGACCTCCGTGTCGAGCAGCGCCAGCGCGGACAGCGTGCGGATGCAATCCTGTTGGCTGTAGCTGAAAATCGCCGGCAGCAGCTGCGGTCCGCGGTGCCGCAACAGGGGATGGCCGGTGATCAGCGCGTCGCCGCTGACCAGCACGCCGTCGACCAGGTACGAGCAGTGTCCGTTGGTGTGGCCGGGACTGAAAACGGGCTTCGGTGCGCCGGGCAGGCCTGCGGCCACCTCGGCGGTCAGCGGTTGGGCGGTGGGGATGCCGTCGCGGATCAGGCCGCCGCTGCGGACCACGTGGGTGGTCCACTTGGCCCACCGGGGACGCCAAATCCGCAGCGCCACATCGACAATCGACACCTGTTCCAGGTACTCCCGTTTCGCGTGCCCCACCTCGTCGGCATGGCAGTACACCGGAACGCCGTGCGCGTCGGCGAACCAGATCGCGGTGCCCAGGTGGTCGATGTGCGCGTGCGTCAACAGGATGGCGCGCACGTCGCCCACGCCGTAGCCCAGCTGGGACAACGAGGCCAGCACGCCGTCGCGGTCCCCGGGATAGCCGGCGTCGATCAGCATGACGCCGCTGTCGTCGGTCACCAGTGTCCAGTTGACCGCATCGCCCCGGGCGAGGTGCACCGTGCCGGTGACCTGAAGCAGCTCCGCCATGCCCGCGAGTGTAGGAGCGAGACGAGGAGTAGAAAGAACGGGTGGCCGAACTGAAACTTGGATACAAGGCATCCGCCGAACAATTCGCCCCGCGCGAGCTCGTCGAACTCGCCGTCGCCGCCGAAGCGCACGGCATGGACAGCGCAACCGTCAGCGACCACTTCCAGCCTTGGCGGCACGAGGGCGGCCATGCCCCCTTCTCGCTGGCGTGGATGACCGCCGTCGGCGAACGCACCAAGCGGATCGTGCTGGGCACCTCGGTGCTCACCCCGACCTTCCGGTACAACCCCGCCGTCGTCGCGCAGGCCTTCGCCACCATGGCCTGCCTGTACCCGGACCGCATCTTCCTCGGCGTGGGCACCGGCGAGGCGCTCAACGAGATCGCCACCGGCTACGAGGGCGAATGGCCGGAGTTCAAGGAGCGATTCGCCCGCCTGCGCGAATCGGTGCGGCTGATGCGCGAGCTGTGGCGCGGCGACCGCGTCGACTTCGACGGCGAGTACTACCGGCTCAAGGGCGCCTCGATCTACGACGTGCCCCCGGGCGGCGTCCCCATCTACATCGCCGCGGGCGGACCGGCGGTGGCCAAATACGCCGGGCGGGCCGGTGACGGTTTCATCTGCACCTCGGGCAAGGGCGAGGAGCTCTACAAGGACAAGCTGATTCCGGCGGTCAGGGAGGGGGCGGCGGTTGACGACCGCAACGCCGACGACATCGACAAGATGATCGAGATCAAGATCTCCTACGATCCGGATCCCGAGCATGCGCTGGAGAACACCCGGTTCTGGGCGCCGCTGTCGCTGACCGCCGAGCAGAAGCACAGCATCGACGACCCGATCGAGATGGAGAAGGCCGCCGACGCGCTGCCGATCGAGCAGGTCGCCAAGCGCTGGATCGTGGCGTCCGACCCCGACGAGGCCGTCGAGAAGGTCAAGGACTACGTCGACTGGGGGCTCAACCACCTGGTGTTCCACGCCCCCGGCCACGACCAGCGCCGGTTCCTGGAGCTCTTCGAAAAGGACCTGGCCCCCAGGCTGCGGCGACTTGCCTGAGCCCTCAGCGATCTACATCGCCGCTCCGGAACCGGAGACCGGCAAGTCGACGCTCGCGCTCGGGCTGCTGCACCGGTTGACCGCGACCGTCGCCAAGGTCGGCGTATTCCGGCCCATCACACGCGTTTTCGACGGCAAAGACCGCGACTACATCCTCGACCTGCTGCTGGGGCACACCACCGCGGGCGTGCCGTATGAGCAGTGCGTCGGCGTGACGTACCAGCAGCTGCACGCCGACCCCGATGCGGCGATCGCCACCATCGTCGACGCCTATCACGCGATGGCCGACGACTGCGACGCGGTGGTGATCGTGGGCAGCGACTACACCGACGTCGCGCGGCCCGCCGAGCTCTCGGTCAACGCACGGATCGCCGTCAACCTCGGCGCGCCGGTGCTGCTGACGGTCAGCGGCCGGGGCCGCAGCCCCGAGGAGGTGGCCCGCGTCGTCGAGGTCTGCCTGGCCGAGCTGGCCTCCCAGCGCGCGCATGCCGCGGCGGTGGTCGCCAACCGCTGCGAACCGGCGCAGCTGGCCGAGGTCGCGGAGGCGCTGGAGGCCTTCAAGCAACGCAGCTACGTGCTGCCCGAAGAGCCCCTGCTGTCCGCGCCGACGGTGGCCGAACTCGAAAAGGCGGTCAGCGGAACGCCGGTCAGCGGTGAGGCGTCGCTGCGGGAACGCGAGGTCACCGACGTGCTGGTGGCCGGGATGACCGCCGACCACGTGCTGGAACGACTGAGCGACGGCATGGCCGTCATCACCCCCGGCGACCGTTCGGACGTGGTGTTGGCCGTGGCCAGTGCGCATGCGGCCGAAGGCTTTCCGTCGCTGTCGTGCATCGTCCTCAACGGTGGCTTCCGGCTGCATCCGTCCATCGCGGCGCTGGTCGCCGGGCTGCGGCTGCGACTGCCCATCCTCGCCACCAAGCTGGGCACCTACGACACCGCGAGTGCGGCCGCCACCGCCCGCGGCCGGGTCACGGCGAACTCGCAGCGCAAGATCGACACGGCGCTGGAGCTCATGGACCGCTACGTCGACATCACGGATCTGCTTGCGCAGCTTGCCATCCCGATACCGACTGTGACCACGCCCCAGATGTTCATCCACCGGCTGACCCTGCAGGCGCGTTCGGATCGCAAGCACATCGTGCTGCCCGAGGGCGACGACGACCGCATCCTCAAGTCGGCCGGCCGGGTGCTGCAGCGCCGCGTCGCCGACCTGACCGTGCTGGGTGACGAGGCGCAGATTCGGCAGCGCTCCGGGGAACTCGGCGTCGATCTCGACGGTGCGCATGTGATCGACCCGCTCACCAGCGAGCTTCGCTTCCAGTTCGCCGATCAGTACGCCGAATTGCGCAAGGCCAAGGGCGTCACCATCGAGCATGCCCGCGAGATCATGCGCGATGCCACATATTTCGGCACCATGCTGGTGTACAACGGCATGGTCGACGGCATGGTGTCGGGCGCCGCCCACACCACGGCGCATACCGTTCGGCCGGCCTTCGAGATCATCAAGACCGTGCCCGACGTCTCGACCGTGTCCAGCATTTTCCTGATGTGCCTGCCCGACCGGGTGCTGGCGTACGGTGATTGCGCGATCATCCCGAATCCGACGCCCGAGCAGCTGGCCGACATCGCGATCTCCTCCGCGCGCACCGCGGCGCAGTTCGGCATCGAACCGCGGGTGGCGATGCTGTCGTACTCGACCGGTGAATCGGGCACCGGGGCTGACGTCGAAAAGGTAAGGACGGCAACCGAATTAGTCCGGCGCAGGGCGCCGCAGCTACCGGTAGAGGGTCCCATCCAATACGATGCCGCGATCGAACCGTCCGTCGCGGCCGCCAAGCTGCACGACTCGACGGTGGCCGGCCACGCCACGGTGCTGGTTTTCCCCGACCTCAACACCGGCAACAACACGTACAAGGCCGTGCAGCGCAGCGCCGGGGCGATCGCCATCGGACCGGTGCTGCAGGGCCTGCGCAAGCCGGTGAACGACCTGTCGCGCGGGGCGCTGGTCGAAGACATCGTGAATACCATTGCCATCACCGCGATCCAGGCACAGGGCATCCGTGGTTAACGCGAACCCGACCGTGCTGGTGATCAACTCCGGCTCGTCCTCGCTGAAATACCAGTTGGTCGAGCCCGACTCGGGCGTGGCCCGCGCGACCGGCAACGTCGAACGCATCGGGGAGTCCTCGTCCCCGGTCCGCGACCACGACGCCGCGCTGCGTCAGGCGTTCGACGCGCTGTCCGAGCAGGGTATCGACCTACGGAAGTGCGGCCTGATAGCGGTGGGCCATCGAGTCGTGCACGGCGGCACCACTTTCTACAAGCCCACCCCGGTGGACGACGCGGTCATCGCCAAGCTCGACCAATTGTCGGAACTGGCGCCCCTGCACAATCCTCCCGCGATCATGGGGATCGAGGTGGCGCGCAAGCTGCTGCCGGATATTCCGCACATCGCGGTGTTCGACACGGCGTTCTTCCACGACATGCCGCCGGCGGCGGCGACCTATGCCATCGATCGCGGCTTGGCCGAACGCTGGCGGATCCGCCGTTACGGGTTTCACGGCACGTCGCACCGGTATGTGAGCCAGCAGGCCGCCGCCTTCCTGGACCGGCCGCTGGGCGGCCTGAAACAGATTGTGCTGCATCTGGGTAACGGCTGCTCCGCCTCGGCGATCGCCGGCACCCGGCCCCTCGACACGTCGATGGGTCTGACGCCGCTGGAGGGCCTGGTGATGGGCACCCGCAGCGGCGACATCGACCCCAGCATCGTCAGCTACCTCTGCCACACCGCGAAGATGGGCGTCGACGAGGTCGAATCCATGCTCAACGAGCGGTCGGGCGTGCTGGGCCTGTGCGGCGAGCGCGACTTCCGGCGGCTGCGCACCATGATCGAATCCGGCGACAGCGCAGCGCAATTGGCCTACAGCGTGTTCACCCACCGGCTGCGCAAGTACATCGGCGCCTACCTGGCGGTGCTGGGACACACCGATGTCATCACCTTCACCGCCGGCATCGGGGAGAACGACGCGGCGGTGCGCCGCGACGCGGTGGCCGGCCTGGAGGAGCTGGGCATCGTGCTCGACGAGCGCCGCAACCTCGGCGGCGGCAAGGGCGCCCGGCAGATCTCCGCCGACGAATCCCCGATCGCCGTGCTGGTGATCCCGACCAACGAGGAAGTGGCCATCGCCCGCGACTGCGCGAGCGCGCTGGGCGGTTAGGGCCCGCCCGCTTGCGCCGAGCGTGCGCTCACGGCTTTGAGTGTGCGCCCAGGGCGGGGCTTTTCGGCGTGTCGCCGCCCTGGACGCACACGCAAGCGGGGGAGAGGGGGGAGCGGGGGAGAAGGGAGCCCCACCTCAGAACGTGCTGGTGGGCCGCACCTTGTTCGCCATGTCGACCAGCGCGTAGCGATGGCGTTGGGTGGGCGCGACCCGCGCCAGGTTGCGCAGCGCGGCCTCGACGCCCAGCCGCAGCCCATGCTCGGTGAATGGGAAGCCGAGGATGTGGTTGGTGCTGGCCTTGTTGTCCTCCAGCCAGTCCATCGCGCAGCCCAGCACCAGTGCGCGGATCTGCAGCACGCGCGGTTCGGTCGGCGGCAGCGCCTCCACGCGCCGGGCGGCGTCGCGGATGTCCTCCTCGGTGATCTCGCTCTTCGTCCGCCCGGACAGCAGCGTCACCGCACTGGTCAGCCGCGCGGTGGTGAAATGCCTTGAGGTGGGCGGCACCTCGTCCAGGGTGCGCACCGCGCCGGCGCGGTCGTCTTCGGCGGACAGCCATCTGGCCAGCCCGAAAGCCGCCGAGATCACGCCGTCGTTGGTCCTCCACACCGTCTGGTAATACTTCTGCTCGTCGACGTCACCGGCCAGCTCGGCGGTGGCGGCCAACGCCAGTTTGGGCGCCAGCTCGCCGGGAAAGGTGTCCAGTACCTCGGTGAAATGCGTTGTGGCGGAGTCATAGTCGCCGGTGAGCAGCTCCGCGACGGCCCGGTACCACACCAACCGCCACTGCCAGCCCACCCGCTCAGCCAGGTCGTCCAGCTTCCTGGTCGCCTTGGCCACGTCGCCCAGGTCCAGCAGCGCACGGACCTCCATCAACGGCAATTCGGTCGACTCGGACACCTCGACGCCGTCGGCGTCCAGCGTGCCGTGCCGGGCCGCGCGCAGCGAATCCAAGGTCTGCACCGGCTGCGAGAGCACCGTCGCCTGCAGGACGGGGGCGGCGACGTCGGCCGGATCGACCAGCGGCACCTGCAGCGCGGTCACGATCTCGCGGGCCGTCAACCGCTCCGAATGGACCTGGCCGTCCAGGTAGACGTCGGTGTGCGCGACCAGCAGGTCCACCCCGAACGTCGAGCGGCTGGGGCTGAAGATGGTCGACAGGCCGGGCCGCGGCACGCCGGTGTCCTGGGCGACCACCTCCCGCAGCACGCCCATCAGCTGGGCGGACAGCTCCTCGGTGCTGGAAAACCGGCGCCGCGGGTCGGGGTCGGTGGCGCGGCGCAGCAACCGGCGAAACGAGTCGTAGGTCCCCAGCACGCGGTCGTCTTCGGGCAGGCCGTCGACGTAGCGGCCGTTGCGGGTGGGCAGATTGACCGTGAGCGCCGCCAGCGTGCGCCCCACGGTGTAGATGTCGGTCGCGACCGTCGGCCCGGTCCGCACGATCTCCGGCGCCTGGAAGCCCGGGGTGCCGTAGAGGTAGCCGAACGAATTGATCCGCGACACCGCGCCCAGGTCGATCAGCTTGAGCTGCTCCTCGGTGAGCATGATGTTCTCCGGCTTGAGGTCGTTGTAGACCAAGCCGATGGAGTGCAGATAGGTCAGCGCGGGCAGGATCTCCAGCAGGTAGGCGATGGCCTCGGCGACGGGCAGCTTCTTGTCCTTGCCGTGCTTGAGTGGCTGCCCACCGATGTACTCCATGACGATGTAGCCGACCGGGTTGCCGCTGCGGTCCTTGTGCTCGACGAAGTTGAAGATCTGCACGATCTGCGGGTGGACCACCTCGGCGAGGAACTGCCGTTCGGCCATCGCGATCGCCTGCGCCTCGGCGTCACCGGAGTGCACCAAGCCCTTGAGGACAACCGGGCGGTCGTTGACGTTGTGGTCGACCGCCAGGTACACCCAGCCCAGCCCGCCGTGCGCGATGCAGCCCTTCACCTCGTACTGGCCCGCGACGATGTCACCCGGATTCAGCTGTGGCAGAAACGAATACGCGCTGCCGCAGGCGGGACACCAGCCCTCCGACGTGCCCTTGCCCTCCTTGCTGGACCGGCCGACCGGCTTTCCGCAGTTCCAGCAGAACCGCTTGCCCTCCGGCACCACCGGGTTGGTCATCAGGGCCTCGAGCGGGTCGATGTCGCGCACCCGCGGGATCTC
This genomic interval from Mycobacterium sp. SMC-2 contains the following:
- a CDS encoding FAD-binding oxidoreductase; the encoded protein is MTRTIDAVPEFTGDVVHPDGADYDLARLVFNGLIDKRPAVVLRCRSRADIVAAVRYAVGAGAEIAVRCSGHSVAGHSSTDGGILIDLSLMRRVLVDPEYRIAVVEPGATWRDIDEVTARHGLACPGGVVSSTGVGGFTLGGGVGWLSRTYGLTCDNLTAAELVLANGEVLYVSESQNPEILWGLRGGGGNFGVVAHFVLDLHPVDHIIGGVRAYDDADAEAVLEHFRAQMDNAEDHLASLVDFGTDESSGRRMAAILGCSTGSEEVGQAAIGALLRVRGLTTKPVMSLQREIVYRTWQQVLDHTSPYGRLNYWKSLFLTELSDEAIRRIALLGSTRPTPQTHLHLIRLGGFPSRVPPEATAFSARTHPYIVHLITTWTDPADTERCKSWTDEAYEALRPLGPASTYLNFVGDEGQARIRASFGDVTYRRLATLKARLDPDNRFALNQNIEPATDT
- a CDS encoding NAD-dependent epimerase/dehydratase family protein is translated as MHAVVTGASGLLGGNLAAELIAQGHTVTATRRPSTDTSSVADLPIAWVHADLGSVAELRDVFAGADVVFHCAACVSTRRKNTPAISAVNVDATRAVVEAAIAAGTSRVVHTSTANTIGPTPDSTPADEQTPWGWDKAGLAGAYPVTKRRGEILVQRACDKLDAVIVNPTYLVGPRDARPSSGRLIVEIANRRIPYWTPGYNNFADVREVARGMIAAWLHGKRGERYILGGQELTYRDYIERAARVVGVDPPRRGLPYPVAWIAGKAGDLLEFVTDREIAVNSMSVGYAFSDRYRYRSDKAVRELGYVVAPIEPAIRNAVTWFRARGMIRS
- a CDS encoding amidase family protein, producing the protein MTTVDDQGGLAFAGVALQAQLVRDRRISPRALVALHLERIARLDPLLNAFRVVLADQAMTAAAQVERRLAAGEVLPLAGVPIAVKDDTDVAGVSSMCGTGIDTGPVSTDSAAVRRLRAAGAVIIGKTHLPEFGAVPMCESPTWGVTRNPWDPSRTAGGSSGGSAAAVAAGMVPGALGTDGGGSVRIPAACCGLVGLKGQRGWISTRQSPERAYRFHGLHHVGTLARSVADAALLHDAMAGAEPNDEISSQTQAPSLMDAVSRAPRRLRIAMSFKPVVPVPISDEVRRPVLETAELLRSLGHEVVERDPLYPPAAILSVFALMMHGLADEIGRLPTPELLERRIRAEGRTARLIPDWLAHRALAARERMSERGLRPIADCDLLMTPVLAKPPVPVGHLEGLGPTRAMVRVLAFMPFTPPQNYTGQPAISIPTGVSPGGLPEAVHLVGRPHDASTLISLAAQLESVRPWAHHRPPTVGYSEPA
- a CDS encoding MBL fold metallo-hydrolase, encoding MAELLQVTGTVHLARGDAVNWTLVTDDSGVMLIDAGYPGDRDGVLASLSQLGYGVGDVRAILLTHAHIDHLGTAIWFADAHGVPVYCHADEVGHAKREYLEQVSIVDVALRIWRPRWAKWTTHVVRSGGLIRDGIPTAQPLTAEVAAGLPGAPKPVFSPGHTNGHCSYLVDGVLVSGDALITGHPLLRHRGPQLLPAIFSYSQQDCIRTLSALALLDTEVLLPGHGDVWRGPIREATAAALALAGSG
- the fgd gene encoding glucose-6-phosphate dehydrogenase (coenzyme-F420) translates to MAELKLGYKASAEQFAPRELVELAVAAEAHGMDSATVSDHFQPWRHEGGHAPFSLAWMTAVGERTKRIVLGTSVLTPTFRYNPAVVAQAFATMACLYPDRIFLGVGTGEALNEIATGYEGEWPEFKERFARLRESVRLMRELWRGDRVDFDGEYYRLKGASIYDVPPGGVPIYIAAGGPAVAKYAGRAGDGFICTSGKGEELYKDKLIPAVREGAAVDDRNADDIDKMIEIKISYDPDPEHALENTRFWAPLSLTAEQKHSIDDPIEMEKAADALPIEQVAKRWIVASDPDEAVEKVKDYVDWGLNHLVFHAPGHDQRRFLELFEKDLAPRLRRLA
- the pta gene encoding phosphate acetyltransferase: MPEPSAIYIAAPEPETGKSTLALGLLHRLTATVAKVGVFRPITRVFDGKDRDYILDLLLGHTTAGVPYEQCVGVTYQQLHADPDAAIATIVDAYHAMADDCDAVVIVGSDYTDVARPAELSVNARIAVNLGAPVLLTVSGRGRSPEEVARVVEVCLAELASQRAHAAAVVANRCEPAQLAEVAEALEAFKQRSYVLPEEPLLSAPTVAELEKAVSGTPVSGEASLREREVTDVLVAGMTADHVLERLSDGMAVITPGDRSDVVLAVASAHAAEGFPSLSCIVLNGGFRLHPSIAALVAGLRLRLPILATKLGTYDTASAAATARGRVTANSQRKIDTALELMDRYVDITDLLAQLAIPIPTVTTPQMFIHRLTLQARSDRKHIVLPEGDDDRILKSAGRVLQRRVADLTVLGDEAQIRQRSGELGVDLDGAHVIDPLTSELRFQFADQYAELRKAKGVTIEHAREIMRDATYFGTMLVYNGMVDGMVSGAAHTTAHTVRPAFEIIKTVPDVSTVSSIFLMCLPDRVLAYGDCAIIPNPTPEQLADIAISSARTAAQFGIEPRVAMLSYSTGESGTGADVEKVRTATELVRRRAPQLPVEGPIQYDAAIEPSVAAAKLHDSTVAGHATVLVFPDLNTGNNTYKAVQRSAGAIAIGPVLQGLRKPVNDLSRGALVEDIVNTIAITAIQAQGIRG
- a CDS encoding acetate kinase, producing the protein MVNANPTVLVINSGSSSLKYQLVEPDSGVARATGNVERIGESSSPVRDHDAALRQAFDALSEQGIDLRKCGLIAVGHRVVHGGTTFYKPTPVDDAVIAKLDQLSELAPLHNPPAIMGIEVARKLLPDIPHIAVFDTAFFHDMPPAAATYAIDRGLAERWRIRRYGFHGTSHRYVSQQAAAFLDRPLGGLKQIVLHLGNGCSASAIAGTRPLDTSMGLTPLEGLVMGTRSGDIDPSIVSYLCHTAKMGVDEVESMLNERSGVLGLCGERDFRRLRTMIESGDSAAQLAYSVFTHRLRKYIGAYLAVLGHTDVITFTAGIGENDAAVRRDAVAGLEELGIVLDERRNLGGGKGARQISADESPIAVLVIPTNEEVAIARDCASALGG